Proteins found in one Brachyspira murdochii DSM 12563 genomic segment:
- the rfbH gene encoding lipopolysaccharide biosynthesis protein RfbH, with the protein MDRNKLLEMVREYARKEYAPKEFVKGLSSVPVSGRVFDEDDVAALVDSALDFHLTTYRYNDEFEKGLKEFFGLKYALTCNSGSSANLIAVTSLTSHLLKDRALKAVDEVITVAAGFPTTVNPILQNNLVPVFVDVELKTYNVNVEELEKAKSDKTKAVILAHTLGNPFNIQKVREFCDKYNLWLIEDCCDALGSTYNNKKVGTFGDIATLSFYPAHHITMGEGGAVLTDNPILKKAMESIRDWGRDCWCSPGCDDTCRQRFSQKIGDLPEGYDHKYTYSHLGYNLKITDMQAACGVAQLRKINEFIEKRKENFKKIKNKLEKFSKYLILPKEQENSDPSWFGFLISVKEEAPFTRNDIVKYLNDNKIGTRLLFAGNIIKQPYMIGRNYRIVGELTNSDFIMNNTFWIGVYPGIDDSMIDYVELIIGEFISNLGGK; encoded by the coding sequence ATGGATAGAAATAAATTATTAGAAATGGTTAGAGAATATGCTAGAAAAGAATATGCCCCTAAAGAATTTGTAAAAGGATTAAGTTCTGTACCCGTTTCTGGCAGAGTATTCGATGAGGATGATGTTGCTGCATTGGTTGATAGTGCTTTAGATTTTCATCTTACAACATATAGATATAATGATGAATTTGAAAAAGGTTTAAAAGAGTTTTTCGGACTAAAATATGCTTTGACTTGTAATTCAGGTTCTTCAGCAAACTTAATTGCAGTAACTTCATTAACAAGCCATCTATTAAAAGATAGGGCATTAAAAGCTGTAGATGAAGTTATAACAGTTGCAGCAGGTTTTCCAACAACTGTTAATCCAATACTTCAAAATAATTTAGTACCTGTGTTTGTAGATGTAGAATTAAAAACATATAATGTAAATGTTGAAGAATTAGAAAAAGCCAAAAGTGATAAAACTAAAGCTGTTATTTTAGCACATACCTTAGGAAATCCTTTTAATATACAAAAAGTAAGAGAATTTTGTGATAAATACAATCTATGGTTGATAGAAGATTGCTGTGATGCATTGGGAAGTACTTATAATAATAAAAAAGTTGGAACTTTCGGAGATATTGCTACATTAAGTTTTTATCCTGCTCATCATATTACTATGGGGGAAGGCGGAGCAGTGCTTACAGATAACCCTATTTTAAAAAAAGCAATGGAAAGTATTAGAGATTGGGGACGTGATTGTTGGTGTTCTCCGGGATGTGATGATACTTGCAGACAAAGATTTTCACAAAAAATAGGAGATTTACCTGAGGGATATGATCATAAATATACATATTCACATTTAGGTTATAACTTAAAAATTACAGATATGCAGGCTGCTTGCGGTGTTGCACAATTAAGAAAAATTAATGAATTTATAGAAAAAAGAAAAGAGAATTTTAAAAAAATAAAAAATAAATTAGAAAAATTTAGCAAATATTTAATTCTGCCTAAGGAACAGGAAAATAGTGATCCTTCTTGGTTTGGTTTTCTGATAAGTGTAAAAGAAGAAGCACCATTTACAAGAAACGATATAGTAAAATATTTAAATGATAATAAAATTGGTACTAGATTACTATTTGCTGGAAATATTATTAAGCAGCCTTATATGATAGGACGTAATTATAGAATTGTAGGAGAACTTACAAATTCTGATTTTATTATGAATAATACTTTTTGGATTGGGGTTTATCCTGGAATTGATGATTCTATGATTGATTATGTTGAACTTATTATTGGAGAGTTTATATCAAATTTAGGAGGAAAATAA
- the rfbG gene encoding CDP-glucose 4,6-dehydratase, whose protein sequence is METLEIKTIFEIFKNKNILITGHTGFKGAWLSKLLLEVGSNLSGISLKANDLSLYNLLSLDKQLNSHILDIRDVDNIKKTVLDINPDIIFHLAAQPLVIDSYNRPLYTFETNVIGTINLMEAMRQLNNLECAVMITTDKVYDNKEWVWGYRENDSLGGHDPYSSSKACTEIAIKSYKKSFFKDLNIVSVRAGNVIGGGDFADNRIIPDIVRAIEKNIPVELRNPNSVRPWQHVLDVLYGYLLLAYNIINKNDVSDSYNFAPIDEGNKFTVEYITKCFIDNIGKGSYKVNIQDTNKKEMNMLRLDSSLARKELKWNERFNTEEAIKQTAIWYKEYLNNNDLNIITDKQIKEYIN, encoded by the coding sequence ATGGAAACTTTGGAAATAAAAACAATATTTGAGATATTTAAAAATAAAAATATTTTAATTACAGGTCATACAGGATTTAAAGGAGCCTGGCTTTCAAAATTGTTATTAGAAGTAGGTTCTAATCTGAGCGGAATATCTTTAAAAGCTAATGATTTATCTCTATATAATTTGTTATCTCTGGATAAACAATTAAATTCGCATATATTAGATATTAGAGATGTAGATAATATAAAAAAAACAGTTTTAGATATTAATCCTGATATAATTTTTCATTTAGCAGCTCAGCCTCTTGTTATAGATAGCTATAACAGACCATTATATACATTTGAAACTAATGTTATTGGTACTATTAACTTAATGGAAGCTATGAGGCAATTAAATAATTTAGAATGTGCAGTTATGATTACAACTGATAAGGTTTATGATAATAAAGAATGGGTTTGGGGGTATAGAGAAAATGATTCTTTAGGCGGTCATGATCCATATTCATCCTCTAAGGCTTGTACTGAAATAGCTATAAAAAGTTATAAAAAATCATTTTTTAAAGATTTAAATATAGTTAGCGTAAGAGCAGGTAATGTTATAGGCGGAGGGGATTTTGCTGATAATAGAATAATACCTGATATCGTGAGGGCTATAGAAAAAAATATTCCTGTAGAATTAAGAAATCCTAATAGTGTAAGACCTTGGCAGCATGTACTTGATGTGCTTTATGGATATTTATTACTTGCTTATAATATAATTAATAAAAATGATGTGTCTGATAGTTATAATTTCGCCCCTATAGATGAAGGAAATAAATTTACTGTTGAGTACATAACCAAATGTTTTATAGATAATATTGGAAAAGGCAGTTATAAAGTAAATATTCAAGATACAAATAAAAAAGAGATGAATATGCTTAGATTAGATTCATCCCTTGCAAGAAAAGAATTAAAATGGAATGAAAGATTTAATACAGAAGAAGCTATAAAACAAACTGCTATTTGGTATAAAGAATATTTAAATAATAATGATTTAAATATAATAACTGATAAACAAATAAAAGAATATATTAATTGA
- the rfbF gene encoding glucose-1-phosphate cytidylyltransferase, producing the protein MKAVILAGGFGTRLGEETSIRPKPLIEIGGRPIIWHIMKYYSYFGINDFVILLGYKGYMIKEFFDNYRRHLYDMKIDFRNDNSVILKKDINSNVEEENWIIELADTGENTMTGGRLKKAYQYLKDEPTFCFTYGDGVSNINIKDEVEFHNKHKKIATVGAVYPPARFGALKIENDNSVSNFIEKPRGDNAYISGGFFVLNNDIFNYLRDDSTVFEQEPLRKLSSDNELMAFRHEGFWQCMDTQRDKSILEEMWNKGNAPWKLWK; encoded by the coding sequence ATGAAAGCTGTTATATTGGCGGGCGGATTTGGTACAAGACTTGGTGAAGAAACAAGTATAAGACCTAAACCTTTGATTGAAATAGGCGGAAGACCCATTATATGGCATATTATGAAATATTATTCCTATTTTGGTATTAATGATTTTGTAATACTTTTGGGATATAAAGGGTACATGATTAAGGAGTTTTTTGACAATTACAGAAGACATTTGTATGATATGAAAATAGATTTTAGAAATGATAATTCTGTAATTTTAAAAAAAGATATTAATAGTAATGTAGAAGAAGAAAATTGGATTATAGAGCTTGCGGATACAGGTGAAAATACTATGACAGGTGGAAGGTTAAAGAAAGCTTACCAATATCTAAAAGATGAGCCTACTTTCTGTTTTACTTATGGAGATGGGGTTTCAAATATTAATATAAAAGATGAAGTCGAGTTTCATAATAAGCATAAAAAAATAGCTACTGTTGGGGCAGTTTATCCTCCAGCTAGATTTGGTGCTTTAAAAATAGAAAATGATAATAGTGTATCAAATTTTATAGAAAAACCTAGAGGAGATAATGCATATATAAGCGGCGGATTTTTTGTATTAAATAATGATATTTTTAATTATTTAAGAGATGATAGTACAGTATTTGAACAAGAACCTTTAAGGAAATTATCTAGTGATAATGAGCTTATGGCTTTTAGACATGAAGGTTTTTGGCAGTGTATGGATACTCAAAGAGATAAATCTATACTAGAAGAAATGTGGAATAAAGGCAATGCTCCATGGAAACTTTGGAAATAA
- a CDS encoding glycosyltransferase family 2 protein has product MIKINCFFSIIIPVYNTERYLKRCINSIINQKFTKFEIIIVDDCSNGDCKEIINSYYDNRIIYIRHEQNKGTLSARKTGSIQAKGDYITYIDPDDELNLNALEKIFNTVKDNDYDVIQFSVKSVSSNPNKKEKLKEEKRVSWYLSTKRNNIDNNYLLNEVLNEKISHNIWAKFFKSSIVKKAIIYIPDSHITFAEDMLQCLIFFYFAKTYKAIYDELYIYYCDISYSNKTTDYLTEEKFNKMCMDSRNSLDEFYNFLIKMNDDILYKYDYMKLAYNQYKFLLYKINNNDKEYISILNKYFDKYFLEEYNKYKYHHNYYLKTEEKLKVINNKLMPYFFSIILDGFYTNIRIFGLNINIKNNKNYTTPIVITFSNILRILFSIQFSKQNTKINLLGFNFIIEKRG; this is encoded by the coding sequence ATGATCAAAATTAATTGTTTTTTTTCAATAATTATACCCGTATATAATACGGAAAGATATTTAAAAAGATGTATAAATAGTATTATAAATCAGAAATTTACCAAATTTGAAATAATAATAGTTGATGATTGTTCTAATGGTGATTGTAAAGAAATTATAAATTCATACTATGATAATAGGATAATATATATAAGGCATGAACAAAATAAAGGCACATTATCAGCAAGAAAAACTGGAAGTATACAAGCTAAAGGTGATTACATAACATATATAGATCCGGATGATGAATTAAATTTAAACGCTTTAGAGAAGATATTTAATACTGTAAAAGATAATGATTATGATGTAATTCAATTTAGTGTAAAATCTGTATCCTCAAATCCAAATAAAAAAGAAAAATTAAAAGAAGAAAAAAGAGTTTCTTGGTATCTTTCAACTAAAAGAAACAATATAGATAATAATTATTTGCTAAATGAAGTTCTAAATGAAAAAATATCCCATAATATATGGGCAAAATTTTTTAAATCTTCCATAGTAAAAAAGGCTATTATATATATACCTGATAGTCATATAACATTTGCTGAAGATATGCTGCAATGTTTAATCTTTTTCTATTTTGCTAAAACATATAAAGCTATTTATGATGAATTATATATATATTATTGTGATATAAGCTATAGCAATAAAACTACAGATTATCTAACAGAAGAAAAATTTAATAAAATGTGTATGGATTCAAGAAATTCATTAGATGAGTTTTATAATTTTTTGATAAAAATGAATGATGATATTTTATATAAATATGATTATATGAAATTAGCATACAATCAATATAAATTTTTATTATACAAGATTAATAATAATGATAAAGAATACATTTCCATATTAAATAAATACTTTGATAAATATTTTTTAGAAGAATACAATAAATATAAATATCATCATAATTATTATTTAAAAACAGAAGAAAAACTAAAAGTTATAAATAATAAACTGATGCCTTATTTCTTCTCTATAATATTAGATGGATTTTACACAAATATTAGAATATTCGGTCTTAATATAAATATTAAGAATAATAAAAATTACACTACTCCTATAGTTATAACTTTTAGTAATATATTAAGAATCTTATTTTCCATACAATTTTCTAAACAAAATACAAAAATAAATCTTTTAGGATTTAATTTTATAATCGAAAAACGGGGATAG
- a CDS encoding glycosyltransferase — MKSNPLISIIIPVYNGENYIKDAINSALNQTYRNIEVIVVDDGSKDDTANIVKSFRDKITYIYKNNGGVASALNYAIKEAKGDYISWLSHDDIYYPNKIEEEVNELENIDDKTVIYSGFEFVNEKLELITVFENSYKTEYRRLNNNFYSILLSDIGGCTLLIPKEVFSNVGFFNENLLCVQDYDFWFRMFKHGYKVKYIPKVLLQYRIHKKQDSNSKKDLLRNEGNKLWINMLKNINDDEYQSIFFNRYNVLNKIKNRMQNSIYDKLIDFINTELKTYKEDNKQYYSNNNKISIIINIYNRDCNNINLIINSIIEQNYNNIEIIFITNNKLNIDFNIEYKIFNPEKDNNILDIIDGNFIQFINNNEILIKDKLHSQFNEFIEAPSIDISYSNYYFDKDNNKIYPKLDSLSFNEDKQFEDMIYFWNNPIYIPLCSMLIKRKVFEKINMTYNNDYNTIMQLSFYGKMKFINKYFFYYTDDFQNTNYYIKVQNEINNNKYIIDRFKDYILLDNFYLYRSNFLKEYSLKNLDKKSAFHLLKIEFNVSYLYIYIFNIRITLKRSKNFFYRIFLFLYALLNKNRKNK, encoded by the coding sequence ATGAAATCTAATCCTTTAATATCAATAATAATACCTGTTTATAATGGTGAAAATTATATAAAAGATGCTATAAATAGTGCTCTTAATCAAACTTATAGAAACATAGAAGTAATAGTAGTTGATGATGGTTCTAAAGATGATACAGCAAATATTGTTAAATCTTTTAGAGATAAAATAACATATATTTATAAAAATAATGGAGGAGTAGCTAGTGCATTAAATTATGCCATAAAAGAAGCTAAAGGAGATTATATATCTTGGTTATCACATGATGATATTTATTATCCTAATAAAATTGAAGAAGAAGTAAATGAATTAGAAAATATAGATGATAAAACAGTGATATATTCAGGTTTTGAATTTGTTAATGAAAAACTAGAACTTATAACCGTATTTGAAAATTCATATAAAACAGAATATAGAAGATTAAACAATAATTTTTATTCCATATTACTTTCTGATATTGGCGGATGTACATTACTAATTCCTAAAGAAGTTTTTTCTAATGTTGGTTTCTTTAATGAAAATCTTTTATGCGTGCAGGATTATGATTTTTGGTTTAGAATGTTCAAACATGGATATAAAGTTAAATATATACCTAAAGTTTTATTGCAATATAGAATCCATAAAAAACAAGATAGTAATTCAAAAAAAGATTTATTAAGAAATGAAGGAAATAAACTGTGGATTAATATGTTAAAAAATATAAATGATGATGAATATCAAAGTATATTTTTTAATAGATATAATGTTCTTAATAAAATAAAAAATAGAATGCAAAATTCTATTTATGATAAATTGATAGACTTTATAAATACAGAACTTAAAACATATAAAGAAGATAATAAGCAATATTATTCTAATAATAATAAAATCTCTATCATTATTAATATATATAATAGAGATTGTAATAATATTAATCTTATTATTAATTCTATCATAGAACAAAATTATAATAATATAGAAATAATATTTATAACAAATAATAAGTTGAATATTGATTTTAATATAGAGTATAAAATTTTTAATCCTGAAAAAGATAATAATATTTTAGATATAATAGATGGAAATTTTATACAATTTATAAACAATAATGAAATTTTAATTAAAGATAAGTTACATTCACAATTTAATGAATTTATAGAAGCTCCATCTATAGATATATCCTATTCAAATTATTATTTTGATAAAGATAATAATAAAATATACCCCAAATTAGATTCATTGAGTTTTAATGAAGATAAACAATTTGAGGATATGATATATTTCTGGAATAATCCAATATATATACCATTATGCAGTATGCTCATAAAAAGAAAAGTATTTGAAAAAATAAATATGACATATAACAATGATTATAATACTATTATGCAGTTATCATTTTATGGAAAAATGAAATTCATAAATAAATACTTTTTCTATTATACTGATGATTTTCAAAATACAAACTATTATATTAAAGTACAAAATGAAATTAATAATAATAAATACATAATAGATAGATTCAAAGATTATATATTATTAGATAATTTTTATTTATACAGAAGTAATTTTTTAAAAGAATACTCATTAAAAAATTTAGATAAAAAAAGTGCATTCCATCTATTAAAAATAGAGTTTAATGTAAGTTATTTATATATCTATATATTCAATATAAGAATAACTTTGAAAAGAAGTAAAAATTTTTTTTATAGAATATTTTTATTCTTATATGCATTACTAAACAAAAATAGGAAAAACAAATGA
- the wecB gene encoding non-hydrolyzing UDP-N-acetylglucosamine 2-epimerase: protein MKVMTILGTRPEIIKLTQVIKELDKYTDHILVHTGQNFDYELNEVFFNDLELRKPDYFLNVADSTLSKTIGNIIANSDEVMEKEKPDALLLYGDTNSCLSIIPAKRRKIPVFHMEAGNRCFDERVPEEINRKIVDHLADINLVITEQARHYLQREGIASERIIKIGSSMKEIFEIYKDKINNSNILDKLSLEKNKYFVVSSHREEVVDIESNLRSLIESLNALSEKYDYKIIFSTHPRTRRLLDKLENIKVHSNIIFSKPFGFFDYIALQKNSFCTLSDSGTITEESSLLKFPAITIRNAHERPEGNDEGTLIMCGYKKDRVLKAVEVVIEQYKNNIIPKTVEDYDVDSLSMKVIRIILGYTEYINENIWRKY from the coding sequence ATGAAAGTAATGACTATACTTGGTACCAGACCTGAAATAATAAAACTTACTCAGGTTATAAAAGAATTAGATAAATATACAGATCATATATTAGTTCATACAGGACAGAATTTTGATTATGAACTTAATGAGGTGTTTTTTAATGATTTAGAATTGAGAAAGCCAGATTATTTCTTAAATGTTGCTGATTCTACATTATCAAAAACTATAGGAAATATAATAGCAAATTCTGATGAAGTTATGGAAAAAGAAAAACCGGATGCATTACTTCTATATGGTGATACTAACTCCTGTCTTTCTATAATACCGGCAAAAAGAAGAAAAATACCTGTGTTTCATATGGAAGCTGGAAACAGATGTTTTGATGAAAGAGTTCCTGAAGAAATAAATAGAAAAATAGTAGATCATTTGGCAGATATTAATTTAGTAATTACTGAACAGGCTAGACACTATTTACAAAGAGAGGGTATAGCTTCTGAAAGAATTATAAAGATCGGTTCTTCGATGAAAGAAATATTTGAAATATATAAGGATAAAATTAATAATTCAAATATACTGGATAAATTATCATTGGAAAAAAATAAATATTTTGTAGTTAGTTCGCATAGAGAAGAAGTTGTTGATATAGAATCTAATTTAAGATCTTTAATAGAATCATTAAATGCATTATCTGAAAAATATGATTATAAAATAATATTTTCAACTCATCCTAGAACTAGAAGACTTCTAGATAAATTAGAAAACATTAAAGTTCATAGTAATATTATTTTTTCTAAACCATTTGGATTTTTTGATTATATAGCATTACAAAAAAATTCCTTTTGCACTCTTTCAGACAGCGGTACAATAACAGAAGAAAGTTCTTTGTTAAAATTTCCTGCTATAACTATAAGAAATGCTCATGAAAGACCTGAAGGTAATGATGAAGGTACATTAATAATGTGCGGATATAAAAAAGATAGAGTGTTAAAAGCTGTTGAGGTTGTTATAGAACAATATAAAAATAATATAATACCAAAAACTGTAGAAGATTATGATGTTGATAGCTTATCTATGAAAGTAATTAGAATAATACTTGGATATACTGAATATATTAATGAAAATATTTGGAGGAAATATTAA
- a CDS encoding radical SAM protein: protein MKLFDLFKKNKLSDLESEELKKYPEKISIVNFNKKWEGKEVWHCDIFTKWILFSYNTITFCCEGRPIKSLKPYNEERLNLSKYMQKLDEVLEDMQKDNNPCTGCRNLVKKIFPKYKLSEQIELFTIAHYTKCHINCAYCFIEHKNTDMQYNAEEAIQYFRDTNMVIPHAHVAWGRGEPTVSKYFENNIKNISNFGYNQFINTTGIIFSENIMNGLENGNIEVRISVDSGTPETFKKIKGVDKFDIVWNNIKKYCKFPDRVQAKYILFEWNANENDIIGFVKKCKWAGVRNVILAPEMNAEHSFPKPPSKWNMNDKKVTDMAALLEYLCIKNNIILNQTDGLVFTKEHNIDIKKEFDILSYNNIGENYEF from the coding sequence ATGAAATTATTTGATTTATTTAAAAAAAATAAACTATCAGATTTAGAGTCAGAAGAATTAAAAAAATATCCTGAAAAAATATCAATAGTTAATTTTAATAAAAAATGGGAAGGAAAAGAAGTTTGGCATTGTGATATATTCACTAAATGGATATTATTTAGCTATAATACAATAACTTTTTGTTGTGAAGGAAGACCAATAAAAAGCTTAAAACCTTATAATGAAGAACGACTGAACTTATCTAAATATATGCAAAAATTAGATGAAGTATTAGAAGATATGCAAAAGGATAACAATCCATGTACAGGATGTAGAAATTTAGTAAAAAAAATATTTCCAAAATATAAATTATCAGAACAAATAGAACTATTCACGATAGCACATTATACAAAATGTCATATTAATTGTGCTTATTGTTTTATAGAACATAAAAATACAGATATGCAATATAATGCTGAAGAAGCAATCCAATATTTTAGGGATACGAATATGGTAATTCCTCATGCTCATGTTGCTTGGGGAAGAGGAGAGCCCACAGTTAGTAAATATTTTGAAAATAATATTAAAAATATTTCAAACTTCGGTTATAACCAATTCATAAATACTACAGGTATAATATTTTCTGAAAATATTATGAATGGTTTAGAAAATGGAAATATTGAAGTTAGAATTTCTGTTGATTCTGGTACACCAGAAACATTTAAAAAAATTAAAGGTGTAGATAAATTTGATATTGTTTGGAACAATATCAAAAAATATTGCAAATTTCCAGATAGAGTACAAGCTAAATATATTCTATTTGAGTGGAATGCAAATGAAAATGATATAATAGGCTTTGTAAAAAAATGTAAATGGGCTGGTGTAAGAAATGTTATTCTAGCACCAGAAATGAATGCTGAACATTCCTTTCCAAAACCTCCATCTAAATGGAATATGAATGATAAAAAAGTTACAGATATGGCAGCTCTGTTAGAATATTTATGTATAAAAAATAATATTATTCTAAATCAAACTGACGGACTAGTTTTCACAAAAGAACATAATATAGATATAAAAAAAGAATTTGATATATTATCATATAATAATATAGGAGAAAATTATGAATTTTAA
- a CDS encoding glycosyltransferase produces the protein MNFNPLVSIIIPVYNGSNYVKEAIDSALAQTYNNIEIIVVNDGSTDNTEEIVKSYGDKVRYFYKENGGTSTALNLAIKNMKGDYFSWLSHDDMYYPDKIKIEVEELSKLDNKETVIMADVEGINEKYETVYKTNYIDHINAYPPRAQSMLHPIIYNQTHGCTLLIAKTCFDKVGLFDEKVLIAQDFEFFYRLFKKFPHKLVSQILIKARHVSTSQGMRAGEKRNIEYSKLFISIMENFTEDDFKLLAKTKLDFYREVAEFYNTVGYTIALDYVHKKMMKNIQINVTDLIGNKFNGYDLHLYLRDRNIDSDYLTSIKDSDDIHTHKYFDIMNIPNTENFIKSEFFLYSELIHMHIIHNALNNIIDLNYLPIMSKLKPIIWSIHDPWVLGGHCVYHFDCEKWKDHCYDCNYLDKPFIIENDDTAFKFEMKKQAIKDSNIVAIVASKCMEDKLKESPIWKDKKIYRIPYGINQDIFKPRDINEAKRELEIPENSITLMFRADAGPLKGADIIKKALKNIKTNSQISLIILGFEIDKFKDLESSYNIKFYNWIKDDNFIAKLYQACDIFLMPSRQEAFGAMAIEAMSCGKMVLSIEGTSLPEVINSPECGLACKEEEYTNKLQYFIDNLNEVKERGKKSLDFAIKNYNKDLYTDRTIEVYKKTISEHKIDNEYGLIIKQLKQNYIEKVKEKLMKDYIDNVNNNDTNNNYYINNSLINNNNNIFGIYIINNEKYFIINILGIKITIKKKAK, from the coding sequence ATGAATTTTAATCCATTGGTTTCAATAATTATACCAGTATATAATGGTAGTAATTATGTTAAAGAGGCAATAGATAGTGCATTAGCACAAACTTATAACAATATAGAAATAATAGTAGTAAATGATGGATCAACTGATAATACAGAAGAAATAGTAAAATCTTATGGAGATAAAGTTAGATATTTCTATAAAGAAAATGGTGGTACATCAACAGCTTTAAATTTAGCTATAAAAAATATGAAAGGAGATTATTTTTCTTGGCTTTCACATGATGATATGTATTATCCTGATAAAATAAAAATAGAAGTTGAGGAGTTATCAAAATTAGATAATAAAGAAACTGTTATAATGGCGGATGTAGAAGGAATAAACGAAAAATACGAAACAGTATATAAAACAAATTATATAGATCATATTAATGCTTATCCTCCAAGAGCTCAATCTATGCTGCATCCAATAATATATAATCAAACACATGGATGTACATTATTAATAGCTAAAACTTGTTTTGATAAGGTAGGTTTATTTGATGAAAAAGTATTAATAGCCCAAGATTTTGAATTCTTTTATAGACTTTTTAAAAAATTTCCCCATAAATTAGTGAGTCAAATATTAATTAAAGCAAGGCATGTATCTACAAGTCAAGGAATGAGAGCAGGAGAAAAAAGAAATATAGAATATTCAAAATTATTTATTTCTATAATGGAAAATTTCACAGAAGATGATTTCAAATTATTGGCAAAAACTAAATTAGATTTTTATAGAGAAGTTGCAGAATTCTATAATACAGTTGGATATACAATAGCTTTAGACTATGTACATAAAAAAATGATGAAAAATATACAAATTAATGTTACAGATCTTATAGGAAATAAATTTAATGGTTATGATTTACATTTATATTTAAGAGATAGAAATATAGATTCTGATTATTTAACATCAATAAAAGATTCTGATGATATACATACACATAAATATTTTGATATTATGAATATACCTAATACTGAAAATTTCATAAAGAGTGAGTTTTTTCTTTATTCTGAATTAATTCATATGCATATAATACATAATGCTCTCAATAATATAATTGACTTAAACTATCTACCAATTATGAGTAAATTAAAACCTATAATATGGTCTATTCATGATCCATGGGTATTAGGTGGACATTGTGTTTATCATTTTGATTGTGAAAAATGGAAAGATCATTGTTATGACTGTAATTACTTAGATAAACCATTTATAATTGAAAATGATGATACAGCATTCAAATTTGAAATGAAAAAACAAGCTATAAAAGATTCTAATATAGTAGCAATTGTTGCCTCAAAATGTATGGAAGATAAATTAAAAGAATCTCCTATATGGAAAGATAAAAAAATATATAGAATTCCATATGGCATTAATCAAGATATATTTAAGCCTAGAGATATTAATGAAGCTAAAAGAGAATTAGAAATACCTGAAAATTCAATCACATTGATGTTTAGAGCAGATGCGGGTCCTCTAAAAGGTGCTGATATTATAAAAAAAGCTTTAAAAAATATAAAAACAAATAGTCAAATATCATTAATTATATTGGGATTTGAAATTGATAAATTTAAGGATTTAGAAAGCAGTTACAATATAAAATTCTATAACTGGATAAAGGATGATAATTTTATAGCTAAATTATATCAAGCATGCGATATATTTTTAATGCCTTCCAGACAAGAAGCTTTTGGAGCTATGGCAATAGAAGCTATGAGTTGTGGTAAAATGGTTCTTTCTATTGAAGGGACATCTTTGCCTGAAGTTATAAATTCTCCAGAATGTGGATTAGCCTGTAAAGAAGAAGAATATACTAACAAATTGCAGTACTTTATAGATAATTTAAATGAAGTAAAAGAAAGAGGTAAAAAATCATTAGATTTTGCTATAAAAAACTATAATAAAGATCTTTATACTGATAGAACAATTGAAGTATATAAAAAAACAATAAGTGAACATAAAATAGACAATGAATATGGCTTAATTATAAAACAACTTAAGCAAAATTATATAGAGAAAGTAAAAGAAAAATTAATGAAAGATTATATTGATAATGTTAATAATAATGATACAAACAATAATTATTATATTAATAATTCACTAATTAATAATAATAATAATATATTTGGAATTTATATTATAAACAACGAAAAATATTTTATTATCAATATTTTAGGCATAAAAATTACAATTAAGAAGAAGGCAAAATGA